From Novosphingobium resinovorum, the proteins below share one genomic window:
- the gpmA gene encoding 2,3-diphosphoglycerate-dependent phosphoglycerate mutase, which yields MPRLILLRHGQSQWNLENRFTGWWDVDVTEKGEAEARAAGALLKDKGLLPDVAFTSLQTRAIKTLHFALEAAGILWIPETKDWRLNERHYGGLTGLDKAETAAKHGEDQVKIWRRSFDIPPPVMDKGSEFDLSAEPRYAGIDTPMTESLKDTIARVLPYYEGSIVPHLHAGSTVLVAAHGNSLRALEKHLSGISDEEITGLEIPTGQPIVYELDNDLKVLDRYYLSER from the coding sequence TTGCCTCGCCTGATCCTGCTTCGCCACGGCCAGAGCCAGTGGAACCTTGAAAACCGCTTCACCGGCTGGTGGGACGTCGACGTCACCGAAAAGGGCGAGGCCGAGGCCCGCGCTGCCGGTGCGCTGCTCAAGGACAAGGGCCTGCTGCCCGACGTCGCCTTCACCTCGCTGCAGACCCGCGCGATCAAGACGCTGCATTTCGCGCTCGAAGCCGCCGGTATCCTGTGGATCCCCGAAACCAAGGACTGGCGCCTGAACGAGCGTCACTACGGCGGCCTCACCGGCCTCGACAAGGCTGAGACCGCCGCCAAGCACGGCGAGGATCAGGTCAAGATCTGGCGCCGCAGCTTCGACATTCCGCCCCCCGTCATGGACAAGGGCAGCGAGTTCGACCTCTCGGCCGAACCGCGCTACGCGGGCATCGACACGCCGATGACCGAGAGCCTTAAGGACACCATCGCCCGCGTCCTGCCCTATTACGAAGGCTCGATCGTGCCGCACCTCCATGCCGGTTCGACCGTGCTGGTCGCCGCGCACGGCAATTCGCTGCGCGCGCTGGAAAAGCACCTCTCGGGCATCTCCGACGAAGAGATCACCGGTCTGGAGATCCCGACCGGCCAGCCGATCGTCTACGAGTTGGACAACGATCTCAAGGTGCTCGACCGCTACTACCTCTCGGAGCGCTGA